The following coding sequences lie in one Nerophis lumbriciformis linkage group LG02, RoL_Nlum_v2.1, whole genome shotgun sequence genomic window:
- the cnrip1b gene encoding CB1 cannabinoid receptor-interacting protein 1b — MSVVPQLVKIGISLKMLPNNTAVYFKSDGGRFGQTRTIKLLTGSKYKIQVVVKPGAVEATSMSLGGVTFALEQQSKDPQSVVYTALYDTEGMAHTKSGERQPVQISIQFTEAGVFETVWQVKYYNYNKRDHCQWGNSFNSIDYECKPNDTRTLMWINKETFM, encoded by the exons ATGTCGGTCGTTCCGCAGCTCGTCAAAATCGGGATTTCGCTGAAGATGCTTCCCAACAACACCGCCGTCTACTTCAAGTCTGACGGCGGCAGGTTCGGCCAAACCCGAACCATCAAGCTGCTGACCGGGTCCAAGTACAAGATCCAGGTGGTGGTTAAACCCGGAGCCGTCGAGGCCAC GTCGATGAGCTTGGGCGGAGTCACCTTCGCCCTGGAGCAGCAGTCCAAAGATCCACAGTCGGTGGTCTACACGGCTCTCTACGACACCGAGGGGATGGCCCACACCAAGAGTGGGGAGAGGCAACCTGTTCAGATCAGCATACAG TTCACGGAGGCGGGCGTGTTTGAGACGGTGTGGCAGGtgaagtactacaactacaacaagCGGGACCACTGCCAGTGGGGGAACAGCTTCAACAGCATCGACTACGAGTGCAAACCCAACGACACGCGCACGCTCATGTGGATCAACAAGGAGACCTTTATGTGA